A region of Desulfobacterales bacterium DNA encodes the following proteins:
- a CDS encoding type II toxin-antitoxin system prevent-host-death family antitoxin, with protein sequence MLTKIRADYTVSITDLKKNPQTIIDEAHGEAIALLNRNKPTAYIIPAETYETLLDLTEDIELGQIIEGRKAEKEKAVEVGLDDL encoded by the coding sequence ATGCTTACCAAAATCCGTGCAGACTATACGGTCAGCATCACCGATCTAAAGAAAAACCCTCAAACGATCATCGACGAGGCCCACGGCGAGGCGATTGCTTTGCTCAACCGAAACAAACCGACCGCTTATATTATCCCGGCAGAAACCTATGAAACGCTGCTGGATCTGACAGAAGATATCGAGCTTGGCCAAATCATAGAAGGCCGCAAAGCTGAAAAAGAAAAGGCTGTTGAGGTTGGCTTAGATGACCTATAA
- the recQ gene encoding DNA helicase RecQ has product MEQTPLGVLKTVFGFEGFREKQQEIIQAVLDGRDAFVLMPTGSGKSICYQIPSIIRSGVGLVVSPLIALMQNQVEALRQNGVRAAFLNSSQSTDESKKIEDQVLSGAFDILYVAPERLLTERFQNLLGKFPIALFAIDEAHCVSQWGHDFRPEYLRLVEVTEKYPAVPRIALTATADAVTRRDIVDKLDLPAAMQFVSSFDRPNISYQVKLKTNGRKQLFEFIRTDHVPEAGIVYTRTRKRADETAQWLRENGVNALPYHAGMDAQDRQRHQRRFLMEDGIVMVATIAFGMGIDKPDVRFVAHLDLPSSMEAYYQETGRAGRDGLPADAWMVYSLADVVAMRRLLETSDGDAAFKRVQQQKLEALFGYCESAACRRQALLGYFGEAYPAACGNCDTCLQDIETWDGTVAAQKALSSVYRTGQRFGAAHLTDILVGNLTDRVQQFKHDRIKTFGVGDDLPPAEWRSVFRQLLAGGFLTVEMGKISGFRLTEKSGPVLKGIQPVKFRKDPLPVKIKKPAKSASKTVLVFENESESRLFEKLRLLRLEIARELELPPFVVFHDKTLKEMAILKPTTPAAMLEVTGVGEQKLRRYGERFLTAVKADLEKALNGKANPLSEQ; this is encoded by the coding sequence ATGGAACAGACACCCCTCGGGGTATTGAAAACGGTTTTCGGGTTCGAAGGTTTCAGGGAAAAACAGCAGGAGATCATCCAGGCCGTTCTCGACGGCAGGGATGCTTTTGTGTTGATGCCCACGGGAAGCGGGAAATCGATCTGCTACCAGATCCCGTCGATTATCCGAAGCGGCGTCGGCCTGGTGGTGTCCCCCCTTATCGCCCTGATGCAGAACCAGGTTGAGGCCTTGCGGCAAAACGGCGTTCGGGCGGCGTTCCTGAACTCCAGCCAGTCAACCGATGAGTCCAAAAAGATCGAGGACCAGGTGTTAAGCGGGGCGTTTGATATCCTGTACGTTGCCCCTGAACGGCTCCTGACGGAGCGGTTTCAAAATCTTTTGGGGAAATTTCCAATCGCCCTGTTTGCCATTGACGAGGCCCACTGCGTGTCCCAGTGGGGCCATGATTTCCGGCCGGAATACCTCAGGCTGGTGGAGGTGACGGAAAAATATCCGGCTGTGCCGCGGATCGCTCTAACGGCAACCGCTGATGCGGTCACCCGCAGGGATATCGTCGACAAACTGGACCTGCCGGCTGCCATGCAGTTTGTCTCCAGTTTTGACCGCCCCAACATCAGCTACCAGGTCAAACTGAAAACCAACGGGAGAAAACAGCTCTTCGAGTTTATCCGGACCGATCATGTTCCAGAAGCCGGCATCGTTTACACCCGCACCCGCAAAAGGGCGGATGAAACCGCCCAATGGCTCCGGGAAAATGGCGTGAACGCACTGCCATACCACGCCGGCATGGATGCCCAGGACCGGCAGCGCCACCAGCGCCGCTTTCTCATGGAAGATGGTATTGTCATGGTCGCCACCATCGCGTTCGGCATGGGCATTGACAAGCCCGACGTCCGCTTTGTTGCGCACCTGGATCTGCCTTCCAGCATGGAGGCTTACTATCAGGAAACCGGGCGGGCGGGCAGGGATGGACTGCCTGCTGATGCCTGGATGGTCTATTCGCTGGCGGATGTCGTGGCCATGCGGCGGCTTCTGGAAACTTCCGACGGGGATGCGGCATTCAAAAGGGTTCAGCAGCAGAAGCTGGAGGCGCTTTTCGGGTACTGCGAATCAGCGGCCTGCCGGCGCCAGGCCCTGCTCGGATATTTTGGGGAGGCATACCCGGCTGCCTGCGGGAACTGCGATACCTGCCTTCAGGATATAGAAACCTGGGACGGCACGGTTGCCGCCCAGAAGGCCCTGTCCAGCGTTTACCGAACCGGCCAGCGTTTTGGGGCCGCCCACCTCACGGATATTTTGGTGGGGAATTTAACGGACCGTGTTCAGCAGTTCAAACACGATCGGATCAAAACCTTCGGGGTGGGAGATGATCTGCCCCCGGCAGAATGGCGCTCGGTGTTCCGCCAGCTTTTGGCCGGCGGTTTTCTGACGGTGGAAATGGGAAAAATATCCGGTTTCCGGCTCACCGAAAAAAGCGGGCCGGTGCTCAAAGGGATCCAGCCGGTGAAATTTAGAAAAGATCCGCTTCCGGTTAAAATAAAAAAACCCGCCAAGTCCGCTTCGAAAACGGTTTTGGTGTTTGAAAATGAAAGTGAGAGCCGGCTCTTTGAAAAGCTTCGACTCCTGCGGCTTGAGATTGCCAGAGAGCTTGAACTGCCGCCTTTTGTCGTATTTCATGACAAGACCCTAAAGGAGATGGCCATTCTCAAGCCGACGACTCCGGCGGCAATGCTTGAAGTGACCGGTGTGGGGGAACAAAAGCTCCGGAGATATGGAGAGCGCTTTCTCACTGCCGTCAAAGCGGATTTAGAAAAAGCTCTTAACGGCAAAGCAAATCCGCTGTCTGAACAATAA
- a CDS encoding N-acetylmuramoyl-L-alanine amidase: MTACCTSSAPAGFGRKTRCEDRGPIGILMSRSFGVILSIFFILILRPAQGSAEEFVLGALPKTIVLDPGHGGHETGAKGPGGTLEKMVSLNLARKIAAGLKDHFRVILTRTDDYWLDLPERTAVANKAGADLFVSLHTGAGFLHQQTGVSVFFFREASDRTPASKIAAAKPPDGIDSAVPWDTIQSRHLKSSQELARLMHQYLIHPATSKQGGVQAAPLMVLRGADMPAVLIEPGYLTNPVEEKMLTDPEMMALVAEKISNAIIVFLKKSE; the protein is encoded by the coding sequence ATGACAGCATGTTGCACATCATCAGCCCCGGCCGGATTCGGCCGTAAAACCAGATGTGAAGATAGAGGCCCCATCGGTATCCTTATGAGCAGGTCTTTTGGCGTTATTCTGTCTATTTTTTTTATTCTAATTTTGCGTCCTGCCCAGGGGAGCGCCGAAGAATTTGTTTTGGGCGCTTTACCGAAAACAATCGTTTTAGACCCCGGACATGGCGGGCATGAAACCGGCGCCAAGGGACCCGGCGGCACGCTGGAAAAAATGGTTTCTTTAAACCTGGCCCGCAAAATCGCAGCCGGCCTGAAAGACCACTTCCGGGTTATTCTGACACGGACGGATGACTACTGGCTCGATTTACCTGAAAGAACGGCTGTCGCCAATAAAGCCGGGGCCGATTTGTTCGTCAGCCTGCACACCGGTGCCGGTTTTCTGCACCAGCAGACCGGGGTATCTGTTTTCTTCTTCCGAGAGGCGTCCGATCGCACGCCCGCATCGAAAATCGCAGCAGCAAAACCACCGGACGGAATTGACAGCGCCGTTCCCTGGGACACCATTCAATCCAGACATCTAAAATCGAGCCAGGAGCTGGCCCGACTGATGCACCAATATTTAATTCATCCGGCCACTTCCAAACAGGGCGGCGTTCAGGCTGCACCGCTGATGGTGCTGAGGGGCGCAGACATGCCCGCAGTGCTGATTGAGCCCGGATATCTGACCAACCCTGTGGAAGAAAAAATGTTGACGGACCCGGAAATGATGGCCCTTGTTGCCGAAAAAATAAGCAACGCCATCATTGTTTTTTTAAAGAAATCGGAATAG
- the yjgA gene encoding ribosome biogenesis factor YjgA, whose translation MDTEYKSRTQKKNEDRALQRLGEQLVALPPGQLEAMDLPEELLTAIAFARKIKNHGARRRQIQYIGVLMRQIDPQPIETALERIRSGNFRK comes from the coding sequence ATGGATACGGAATATAAAAGCAGAACCCAGAAAAAAAATGAAGACCGGGCACTGCAGCGCCTGGGCGAACAATTGGTCGCCCTGCCGCCCGGCCAGCTCGAGGCCATGGATCTGCCGGAAGAGCTTCTGACGGCCATCGCATTCGCACGCAAAATAAAAAATCACGGCGCACGGCGCAGACAAATCCAGTACATCGGCGTCCTCATGCGGCAAATCGATCCGCAACCCATCGAAACCGCCCTCGAACGCATCCGGTCGGGAAACTTCAGGAAGTGA
- a CDS encoding class I SAM-dependent RNA methyltransferase, which yields MAPANGIKRVKREKRQKAAYQYQKDGRYFAQMADGIKEAGAAELAELGAEDVRPEFSGIYFRADKPTLYRINYQTRLLSRCLAPLISFACPDTDTLYQTAKQIEWQDFFEEGNTFAVSGTVSDSAISHSKFAALRLKDAVADYFREKTGRRPDVSARDPDVLLNLHIRNDTAVISLDTSGGALHRRRYREETVSAPMQETVAAAIIRFSEWDGSVPLYDPLCGSGTLLCEALMRYSHIPAGVFRDQFGFEFLPDFNRVAWNEVKKTADGLIQELPQGLIAGSDVSGEAVGAARTNLMGLHYGKNVSVERADFRDLPGLEGHVIVTNPPYGIRMGGDENLVAFYKALGDFLKQKCKGSAAFVFFGERAYIKNIGLKASWKKPITAGGLDGRLVKYEMY from the coding sequence ATGGCACCAGCCAATGGGATCAAACGCGTTAAAAGGGAAAAGCGGCAAAAGGCGGCATACCAGTATCAGAAGGACGGCCGGTATTTTGCCCAGATGGCCGACGGCATAAAAGAAGCCGGTGCAGCGGAACTGGCTGAGCTCGGCGCCGAGGATGTCCGGCCGGAATTCAGCGGAATTTATTTCAGGGCGGATAAACCCACCCTGTATCGCATTAATTATCAGACCCGGCTGCTTTCACGGTGCCTGGCGCCGCTGATATCCTTCGCCTGTCCTGATACCGATACGCTCTACCAGACCGCCAAGCAGATCGAGTGGCAAGACTTTTTTGAGGAAGGCAATACCTTTGCCGTATCAGGGACTGTTTCCGATAGCGCGATTTCGCATTCAAAGTTCGCTGCCCTGCGCCTGAAAGATGCGGTGGCCGACTATTTCAGGGAAAAAACCGGTCGGCGCCCGGATGTGTCGGCAAGAGATCCGGATGTCCTGCTGAACCTTCATATCCGGAACGATACGGCAGTCATAAGCCTCGACACTTCGGGCGGCGCGCTTCACCGCAGAAGATACCGGGAGGAGACCGTTTCGGCGCCGATGCAGGAAACCGTTGCCGCCGCGATTATCCGGTTCAGCGAGTGGGACGGTTCTGTTCCCTTATATGATCCGTTGTGCGGTTCGGGAACCCTTTTGTGCGAAGCGCTCATGCGCTACAGCCATATTCCCGCAGGCGTTTTCAGGGATCAGTTCGGCTTTGAATTTCTGCCCGATTTTAACCGCGTTGCCTGGAATGAAGTAAAAAAAACGGCCGATGGACTCATCCAGGAACTGCCGCAAGGGCTGATTGCAGGCAGTGATGTGTCCGGGGAGGCTGTGGGCGCGGCGCGGACAAACCTGATGGGGCTCCATTACGGAAAAAACGTAAGCGTTGAAAGGGCGGACTTCAGAGATTTGCCCGGCCTTGAAGGGCATGTCATTGTAACCAATCCGCCTTACGGCATCCGGATGGGGGGGGACGAGAATCTGGTAGCCTTTTACAAGGCGCTCGGCGATTTTCTGAAACAGAAATGCAAGGGATCGGCCGCTTTTGTTTTTTTCGGAGAACGGGCGTATATCAAAAACATCGGGCTGAAAGCATCATGGAAAAAACCGATCACGGCCGGCGGGCTCGACGGCCGGCTGGTTAAATACGAGATGTACTGA
- a CDS encoding peptidylprolyl isomerase: protein MQKVENGMYVSVAYTGKFENGEVFDSSEGCPPLEFQTGSGQLIKGFEDAVMGMSVNEKKEFTLAPEEAYGLRDENHVREFPRSELPAGMAPKVGDNVAFSTPEGQQIPARLIKMDDENLTFDLNHPLAGETLTFSIEVMGISDTPTQEAHGCGSGCDCGSGCSC, encoded by the coding sequence ATGCAAAAAGTTGAAAACGGCATGTACGTTAGTGTGGCGTATACCGGTAAATTTGAAAACGGCGAGGTCTTCGACAGCAGCGAAGGATGCCCCCCGCTTGAGTTCCAGACCGGTTCGGGGCAACTGATCAAAGGGTTTGAAGATGCCGTGATGGGTATGTCTGTTAATGAAAAAAAGGAATTCACCCTGGCGCCCGAAGAGGCCTATGGGCTGCGCGATGAAAACCATGTGCGTGAGTTTCCCCGCTCCGAACTTCCCGCCGGCATGGCGCCGAAGGTGGGCGACAACGTCGCTTTTTCCACGCCCGAAGGTCAACAGATACCGGCCAGGCTCATCAAAATGGATGATGAAAACCTGACGTTCGACCTGAACCACCCGCTTGCCGGAGAAACGCTTACATTCAGCATCGAAGTGATGGGCATCAGCGACACACCCACCCAGGAAGCCCATGGCTGCGGATCCGGCTGCGACTGCGGTTCGGGATGCAGCTGTTGA
- a CDS encoding type II toxin-antitoxin system RelE/ParE family toxin, whose translation MTYKLKFLPSALKEWHKLAPEIKDRFKAHLRRRLENPHIDSTRIRGYPHHYKIKLRSPGYRLVYEVEEKEITVYVICVGRGDTIYKILKKRKSIATARNKE comes from the coding sequence ATGACCTATAAGCTGAAATTCCTGCCGAGCGCCCTGAAAGAATGGCACAAACTGGCACCGGAGATAAAAGATCGGTTTAAAGCGCATTTAAGACGCAGGCTTGAAAATCCTCACATCGATAGCACAAGGATCAGGGGCTACCCACACCATTACAAAATCAAGCTGAGGTCCCCAGGCTACCGGCTGGTTTACGAGGTTGAAGAAAAAGAGATTACCGTTTACGTGATATGCGTTGGCCGAGGGGACACCATCTATAAAATCCTTAAAAAGCGCAAATCAATAGCGACCGCACGAAATAAAGAGTGA
- the tig gene encoding trigger factor gives MSVTIEDLSSVKKILHIEVPVAAAAEEIEKAYSELKKTAKIKGFRPGKTPRGVLERLYKKDVQADVTSRLIQESFFNAVKETELKIVGSPQIDPPPLDLNSPYKYAATVEVKPEIGRIEFKELPLKKTRYQVADKDVDNQIQMLRKNLAQLQKIEDPRSAQEGDFVLIDYEGLKEGKPFAETGLTENFTMKIGAGSISKAFDEQLVGMKPGDEKEAKVKFPEDHFNKSLANQEIDFQVTLKEIREEVLPEVDDAFAKKLGKYENLDELKAAIIENLKQGYEKRVEQELNEQAFSALIEKKDFEVPEVMVEYELENIIAEAERSFAYHNMSMENLGLTREKLKERYQDTAVKQVKRHLILSQIIEQENMTLSDEEREKGYQNMAASLNQTAEAIKGYYQKNKENLEFFEQALLEKQAIKLIIESSKTEEVDPESESEKKPDEKK, from the coding sequence ATGTCAGTTACGATTGAAGACCTGAGCAGTGTAAAAAAAATACTGCACATTGAAGTCCCTGTCGCCGCAGCGGCCGAGGAGATTGAAAAAGCGTATTCAGAGCTTAAAAAAACGGCAAAAATCAAGGGATTCCGTCCCGGCAAGACGCCCCGGGGAGTCTTGGAACGGCTATATAAGAAGGACGTGCAGGCGGACGTGACATCCCGCCTGATACAGGAGTCTTTTTTTAATGCCGTCAAGGAAACCGAGCTGAAGATCGTGGGCAGCCCCCAGATAGACCCGCCGCCGCTGGATCTCAACAGCCCTTACAAGTATGCCGCAACGGTTGAAGTGAAACCGGAGATAGGCCGGATCGAATTCAAAGAACTGCCGCTGAAAAAAACACGATACCAGGTGGCCGACAAGGATGTGGATAACCAGATTCAAATGCTCCGCAAAAATCTGGCCCAACTGCAAAAAATCGAAGATCCGCGGTCTGCTCAGGAAGGTGATTTTGTCCTGATAGATTATGAAGGGTTAAAGGAGGGGAAGCCCTTTGCCGAAACCGGGCTGACTGAGAACTTCACCATGAAGATCGGGGCCGGCAGCATCAGCAAAGCGTTTGATGAACAGCTCGTGGGGATGAAGCCGGGTGATGAAAAGGAAGCTAAAGTCAAGTTTCCGGAGGATCATTTTAATAAAAGTCTGGCAAACCAGGAAATCGATTTTCAGGTGACGCTGAAGGAGATCCGGGAAGAGGTGCTGCCGGAAGTGGATGACGCCTTTGCCAAAAAACTGGGTAAATATGAGAACCTGGACGAACTAAAGGCCGCCATTATTGAGAATCTGAAGCAGGGCTATGAAAAACGGGTGGAGCAGGAACTCAATGAGCAGGCTTTTTCCGCACTGATCGAAAAGAAGGATTTTGAAGTTCCGGAGGTTATGGTTGAATATGAACTCGAGAATATTATTGCCGAGGCAGAGCGTTCATTTGCCTATCACAACATGTCCATGGAAAATCTGGGGCTGACCCGTGAGAAGCTCAAGGAAAGATATCAGGATACCGCTGTCAAGCAGGTCAAGCGGCACCTGATTTTAAGCCAGATCATCGAACAGGAAAATATGACCCTTTCCGATGAAGAGCGGGAAAAGGGGTACCAGAATATGGCCGCCAGTTTGAATCAGACGGCTGAGGCTATCAAGGGCTATTATCAGAAAAACAAGGAGAATCTTGAATTTTTCGAGCAGGCCTTACTTGAAAAACAGGCGATCAAACTTATTATTGAAAGTAGTAAGACTGAAGAGGTTGACCCTGAATCTGAATCAGAAAAGAAACCCGATGAAAAAAAATAA